From Halorubrum salinarum, the proteins below share one genomic window:
- a CDS encoding zinc ribbon domain-containing protein — protein sequence MTEKPDDKKYCRECGELIKQNSKFCPECGVAISEPNSTSRGTESGGSRSGTSNNTISQPTDPPSQGMSPSSASNNPEVNPTDVSTEPTTSDSWHYAVGLGLALWLGALILAGNAPAQLDFLVGLMGLVAWVLPPIAIYFDSQHLEYYTNWDPSAILWGIGSVIPLLNLIVMPVYLFRRHNVVN from the coding sequence ATGACGGAAAAACCAGACGATAAAAAGTACTGCCGTGAGTGCGGAGAGCTCATCAAACAAAATTCAAAATTCTGTCCTGAGTGCGGTGTAGCTATTTCTGAGCCCAACTCCACTTCTAGAGGAACTGAAAGTGGTGGGAGCAGATCTGGAACGTCAAATAATACTATCAGCCAACCGACTGATCCTCCGTCACAAGGGATGTCTCCTTCCTCGGCATCAAATAACCCTGAAGTAAACCCCACAGATGTATCGACTGAGCCTACTACATCTGACTCGTGGCATTACGCGGTGGGACTTGGGTTAGCTCTTTGGCTCGGTGCGCTTATTCTCGCGGGTAATGCCCCAGCTCAGTTGGATTTTCTCGTAGGCTTAATGGGGCTTGTAGCTTGGGTGCTACCCCCAATCGCTATTTACTTCGACTCACAACATTTAGAATATTATACTAATTGGGATCCGAGTGCGATTCTATGGGGAATTGGATCTGTTATTCCGTTGTTAAACCTAATTGTGATGCCAGTGTACCTATTCAGGAGGCATAATGTTGTAAATTAA